The Portunus trituberculatus isolate SZX2019 chromosome 49, ASM1759143v1, whole genome shotgun sequence genome contains a region encoding:
- the LOC123499181 gene encoding alpha-(1,3)-fucosyltransferase C-like, with translation MPLSTLCRPRLVTLYILCGFMVWMMPLWKGWLDSSRHLHRTDWFKTEWKAWLANLSISLSKSPQVFRNPPISSQSFSEESEHTWKTILFWNKWFGHEWSARFGPTTPEELRILGCPSWRCKFSTNHRDLFTADAVVFEASGLQGYLKNIPRPNFQRWVWVAVESPISDMGRTYSNSAGKMSPFINWTMTYHSGSDIMAFYGHFLSRDATVRPLRPNLMSEHSAAVQKVQAALDRGDTLQDVMGDSWRHFVERPRVVAFMTSHCFTYSRREDYVDELQKYIKVDRYGSCLQRKCGNRHQPITCWENILSKNYSFYMAMENSLCNEYVTEKLYFALVYRMVPVVWGGSEYDKVLPPHSYINARHYHPRDLAAFLLRLRQDPVAYGRYHLWRGYLKAVMGGSFCEMCHRLHTDTEPSRHKNIGKWFGKSGNCTRVAKGMFASDAWKKYINSTTTGSNGPGQQDTANRGTKQQYIKGKGTREGGSESKGTKQNDIKSKGTREKDSKSKGTKQNDIKSKGTKEKDSKSKGTKQNDTTSKGTRKKDKSDDR, from the exons ATGCCTTTGTCAACGTTATGCCGTCCTCGGTTAGTGACTTTGTACATCCTGTGTGGATTTATGGTTTGGATGATGCCTCTGTGGAAAGGCTGGCTCGATTCTTCACGTCACCTGCACCGGACGGATTGGTTCAAGACTGAATGGAAAGCATGGCTCGCCAATCTTAGCATATCGCTTTCTAAATCTCCCCAAGTATTCCGCAACCCTCCAATTTCCTCTCAATCTTTTTCGGAAGAGAGTGAACATACCTGGAAGACCATTCTTTTCTGGAACAAATGGTTCGGCCATGAATGGTCAGCGAG GTTCGGCCCCACCACCCCAGAAGAGCTACGAATACTTGGCTGTCCCAGCTGGAGATGCAAATTCTCCACAAATCACAGGGACTTATTCACAGCTGACGCAGTGGTCTTCGAAGCCAGCGG ACTCCAAGGGTACCTGAAAAATATCCCTCGTCCCAACTTCCAGCGGTGGGTGTGGGTCGCTGTAGAGTCGCCCATCTCAGACATGGGGCGAACTTACAGCAACTCAGCTGGTAAAATGAGTCCCTTCATTAATTGGACCATGACGTACCACTCAGGGTCAGATATTATGGCCTTCTATGGACACTTCCTCTCCCGCGATGCCACTGTCAG GCCACTTCGACCGAACCTGATGTCTGAGCACAGTGCAGCCGTACAGAAAGTCCAAGCGGCGCTGGACCGCGGCGACACTCTGCAGGACGTGATGGGCGACAGCTGGAGACATTTCGTGGAGCGGCCCCGTGTGGTGGCCTTCATGACCAGCCACTGTTTCACCTACTCAAGACGCGAGGACTACGTGGATGAGCTCCAGAAATACATAAAGGTGGATAG GTACGGCAGTTGCTTACAGAGAAAATGTGGCAATCGACATCAACCCATTACCTGTTGGGAGAATATACTGAGCAAAAACTACTCCTTCTATATGGCAATGGAGAACTCACTGTGCAACGAATACGTAACTGAAAAACTCTACTTCGCTCTCGTGTACAGGATGGTACCAGTGGTGTGGGGAG GCAGTGAATACGACAAAGTACTGCCGCCTCACTCATACATCAACGCGCGCCACTACCACCCCCGCGACCTGGCTGCCTTCCTACTGCGCCTTCGTCAGGACCCTGTAGCTTacggcag ATATCACCTGTGGCGTGGATACCTGAAGGCAGTGATGGGAGGAAGCTTCTGCGAAATGTGCCACCGCCTACATACGGACACGGAGCCCAGCCGCCACAAGAACATAGGCAAGTGGTTCGGGAAGAGTGGTAACTGTACCAGAGTTGCAAAGGGCATGTTCGCGAGTGACGCCTGGAAAAAGTACATCAACAGCACGACCACCGGCAGTAATGGACCAGGACAGCAGGATACCGCGAATAGAGGAACTAAACAGCAATATATCAAGGGTAAAGGAACCAGAGAAGGGGGCAGCGAGAGTAAAGGAACCAAGCAGAATGATATCAAAAGTAAAGGAACCAGAGAAAAGGACAGCAAGAGTAAAGGAACCAAACAGAACGATATCAAAAGTAAAGGAACCAAAGAAAAGGACAGCAAGAGTAAAGGAACCAAACAGAATGACACCACGAGTAAAGGaaccagaaagaaagacaaatcagatgacagatag